A window of Paenibacillus sp. 19GGS1-52 contains these coding sequences:
- a CDS encoding MDR family MFS transporter: MNKQAVKNPAFWPIIFAIFFGNFMAILSTTTINVAFPVFMKDFDADISTVQWMITGYLLATGIVAPVVGYFGDKWSYKRLYLFALSGFTLFSALCTIAWNIDSLITFRILQGVFGGLIIPTTLTMIYQFIGKGKQAFALSLWSLSSMLAPAFGPTLGGWLTGYFGWESLFIINLPIGIIAIVVAFKCLPNLRGAIVPKIFDLPGFVTVVLSSAFIILAFSKGNAWGWTSWKTLGLLFVGAVILAYFIRRELSIKEPLLNLKVFQQKQFTYSLIINCIITIALYAGTFLIPIFLQDVQQSTPLNTALVLLPGSIVMAILSPIVGKLYSRIGPFWLILSGMVLLIISTWELSHITLNATHVYVASWMGLRSVGIALAFMPVTNAGMSAIPKEYSGHASSVTSWVRQATGALSIAIFSSLLAARALTHQKELSEGAATTSAFIKAQGMTFSVQDVFLVATFIGVVAIPLTFLLREGKKQSIPVLKVTTVRKVQ; encoded by the coding sequence ATGAATAAGCAAGCTGTGAAGAATCCGGCCTTTTGGCCGATTATCTTCGCCATCTTTTTTGGGAATTTCATGGCCATCTTAAGCACGACTACAATTAATGTAGCCTTTCCGGTATTTATGAAGGACTTTGATGCAGATATTAGTACCGTTCAATGGATGATTACCGGATATTTGCTGGCTACAGGGATCGTTGCGCCGGTCGTTGGCTATTTTGGTGATAAGTGGAGCTATAAACGACTATATCTATTTGCCTTATCGGGCTTTACGCTATTTTCCGCATTATGTACGATCGCCTGGAATATTGATTCTCTGATTACCTTTCGTATTCTGCAAGGGGTATTCGGCGGGTTAATTATTCCCACAACATTGACGATGATCTATCAATTTATTGGAAAAGGAAAACAGGCCTTTGCGCTGAGCCTATGGAGTCTCTCCTCGATGCTTGCTCCAGCTTTTGGACCTACGCTCGGCGGCTGGCTTACTGGTTATTTTGGCTGGGAATCCTTATTTATTATCAATCTGCCGATTGGCATCATTGCCATCGTTGTAGCATTTAAATGCTTGCCCAATCTCCGGGGTGCTATCGTACCCAAAATATTTGACTTGCCCGGCTTTGTCACTGTCGTGCTGAGCAGTGCCTTCATTATTCTGGCTTTTAGCAAAGGGAATGCTTGGGGCTGGACCTCTTGGAAGACGCTGGGTCTCCTATTTGTTGGAGCGGTTATACTAGCGTATTTCATACGCAGGGAGCTGTCCATTAAGGAACCACTGCTTAATCTGAAAGTGTTTCAACAGAAACAGTTTACGTATAGTCTGATCATTAACTGTATTATTACCATCGCTTTATACGCGGGGACCTTTTTGATTCCGATTTTCTTGCAGGATGTTCAGCAGTCTACTCCTTTAAATACAGCCTTGGTGCTGCTGCCAGGCTCGATAGTAATGGCTATATTGTCTCCCATTGTCGGCAAGCTTTATTCTAGAATTGGACCCTTTTGGCTTATTCTTAGCGGTATGGTGCTGCTGATTATTTCGACCTGGGAGCTAAGCCATATTACACTGAATGCTACGCATGTATATGTGGCGTCATGGATGGGGCTTCGGTCTGTAGGGATTGCTTTGGCCTTTATGCCGGTCACCAATGCAGGAATGTCTGCTATTCCCAAAGAGTATTCGGGTCATGCTTCTTCAGTCACAAGCTGGGTACGTCAGGCCACCGGAGCGTTGTCCATTGCCATCTTTAGCTCTTTGCTCGCCGCCAGAGCGTTGACCCATCAGAAGGAACTAAGCGAAGGTGCCGCCACCACATCAGCTTTTATCAAAGCTCAAGGGATGACCTTTAGTGTACAGGACGTGTTCCTTGTAGCTACGTTTATTGGCGTGGTTGCGATTCCGCTTACGTTCCTCCTGAGAGAGGGAAAGAAACAATCAATTCCGGTACTTAAGGTTACAACAGTAAGAAAGGTACAATGA
- a CDS encoding glycosyltransferase, translating to MKRIMKLIWIGAFLMVSLLPITAQAAESGYGHVREMKKQCLSPAGVQLQGDLRKLWIDHVTWTRMYAVSALAGLEDQKQVLARLLRNQQDIGNAIKPYYGEAAGNKLAELLREHILLAGKIVEAVKTGNQADVEKYNKEWYRNADDIAMFLSKANPNWSYKELQAMLYKHLQLLTDDLTARVKKDYDAENIAFDKGEEHMIRFADTLTQGIIKQFPERFK from the coding sequence ATGAAAAGGATTATGAAGCTAATATGGATAGGGGCGTTCCTAATGGTCAGTTTGTTGCCGATCACGGCCCAGGCCGCAGAGAGTGGGTATGGCCACGTCCGTGAGATGAAAAAGCAATGTTTGAGTCCAGCAGGCGTACAACTACAGGGTGATCTTCGGAAACTCTGGATTGACCATGTGACATGGACGAGGATGTATGCCGTAAGCGCCCTTGCAGGCTTGGAGGATCAGAAGCAGGTACTAGCTAGGCTATTGAGGAATCAGCAGGACATTGGCAATGCTATTAAGCCGTATTACGGAGAGGCGGCAGGTAATAAGCTGGCTGAGTTGCTGCGAGAGCATATTCTTCTTGCCGGTAAGATAGTTGAGGCAGTGAAGACTGGAAATCAGGCAGATGTAGAAAAGTATAATAAAGAGTGGTATAGGAATGCCGATGATATTGCAATGTTTCTCAGCAAAGCAAATCCTAACTGGTCATATAAAGAATTGCAGGCAATGCTCTACAAGCATTTGCAATTGCTTACAGATGATCTCACAGCAAGAGTGAAGAAGGATTATGATGCAGAGAACATAGCTTTTGATAAAGGGGAAGAGCATATGATTAGGTTTGCGGATACCCTGACACAGGGGATCATCAAACAATTCCCAGAGCGTTTTAAATAA
- a CDS encoding ATP-grasp domain-containing protein, with protein sequence MKEFFHKSGVSTVQFSTGTTRESVEAFIQNTGFPLVVKPDLGSGASMTYKINNLEELDHFFNTKPADVAFIIEEFIDGIILTYDGLVDINGEVRFAVSHLFENSVMDVVNNNDHLTYYCLKDISPEVESAGRGILKAFEIKERFFHIELFKSNKDGRIIALEVNMRPPGAWMTDAINFTYDVDIYKEWASMIVHNEVGGPYEGKYYTGYASRKQHKHYVHSHEDILHTFGPQIVNYNEIEEVFSRAMGNSAYQFRSGQLEEVRNIVNYVQQEEG encoded by the coding sequence ATGAAGGAATTTTTTCATAAAAGTGGTGTGAGTACAGTCCAATTCTCGACGGGGACTACTCGCGAAAGCGTAGAGGCGTTTATTCAGAACACCGGTTTCCCATTAGTCGTCAAACCGGATCTCGGCTCTGGGGCCAGCATGACCTATAAGATTAATAACCTTGAGGAGTTAGACCACTTTTTCAACACAAAACCAGCTGATGTTGCCTTTATTATTGAAGAATTCATCGACGGGATCATTCTTACTTATGACGGACTGGTGGATATTAACGGTGAGGTGCGGTTTGCAGTAAGCCATCTGTTCGAGAACAGCGTAATGGATGTAGTGAATAACAATGACCACCTCACCTATTACTGTCTGAAGGACATCAGTCCTGAGGTTGAGAGCGCCGGCAGAGGCATTTTGAAGGCTTTTGAGATTAAAGAACGCTTCTTCCATATCGAATTATTCAAGTCGAATAAGGACGGTCGGATTATTGCCCTTGAGGTTAATATGAGACCCCCTGGAGCCTGGATGACCGATGCGATCAATTTCACCTATGACGTAGATATCTATAAAGAATGGGCCAGTATGATCGTACATAATGAGGTTGGCGGACCTTATGAGGGCAAATATTACACCGGATATGCCAGCCGCAAACAACATAAGCATTATGTCCATAGCCACGAGGATATACTTCACACCTTTGGTCCACAAATCGTAAATTATAATGAAATTGAGGAAGTATTTAGCAGAGCCATGGGGAATAGCGCATATCAATTCCGCTCAGGCCAATTAGAAGAGGTTCGGAACATCGTGAATTATGTTCAACAAGAAGAGGGATAG
- a CDS encoding polysaccharide deacetylase family protein, with protein sequence MPSIEPNTILMLELLSLEHKSVGYQLEVGLTCNEGYTKCVLTIDEFTYDQLNQLGPFFGERVRLSIYPKRDPFRQTYYSTLVKMNRTFSETLYFACSEDYVAQLLQFKQYEYTPLEDEREYQAVIPPAVVKLRKNKSAWRGGHVVWRCLMFSFLFFVMSLRMDQNLLMESADAQDNSVLGVSSKVISSRLLPYLVQTASIQTQPILPSLEPSTPSKEQSQSYHDINIDEDKFEYGLPDGYVALSFDDGPSQYTKQIVDILTEHKVAATFLFVGKNVLKHQDEVRYANEHGMPIGNHSWDHSDMTENSNGENEENLAKANEALEQIVPMPITIFRPPYGAINDKLANKVKEQHMKVLLWNRDPQDWKAKNTEEILQYFQVEDPSGGIYLLHEKSITVKVLPEIIEYLQSKNMKFAIFK encoded by the coding sequence ATGCCATCTATTGAACCCAACACCATTCTGATGCTTGAGTTACTGTCGCTTGAGCATAAGTCAGTTGGTTATCAGCTTGAGGTAGGTCTGACCTGTAATGAAGGATATACTAAATGCGTTCTCACCATCGATGAATTTACATATGATCAGTTGAATCAGTTGGGCCCCTTTTTCGGGGAAAGAGTAAGATTATCGATCTATCCGAAGCGGGACCCTTTTCGACAAACGTATTACAGCACACTTGTCAAAATGAACAGAACCTTCAGTGAAACGTTGTATTTTGCCTGTTCTGAAGACTATGTAGCGCAACTTCTCCAATTCAAACAGTATGAATATACCCCCTTGGAGGACGAGAGGGAATATCAGGCTGTGATTCCTCCTGCAGTAGTTAAGCTTCGAAAGAATAAGTCGGCGTGGCGCGGGGGACATGTCGTTTGGCGCTGCTTAATGTTCAGTTTCCTGTTCTTTGTAATGAGTCTGCGTATGGATCAGAATTTGTTGATGGAAAGCGCTGATGCTCAAGACAATTCGGTGCTTGGAGTAAGCTCCAAAGTGATCAGTTCCAGGCTACTTCCTTATCTAGTCCAGACGGCCTCCATCCAAACCCAGCCCATACTTCCTTCCCTAGAACCTTCGACGCCCTCAAAGGAACAGTCTCAGTCGTATCATGATATTAATATAGATGAGGACAAATTTGAATATGGATTGCCAGATGGGTACGTGGCTTTATCCTTTGATGATGGTCCGTCTCAATATACGAAGCAGATCGTGGATATTCTGACAGAACACAAGGTGGCTGCAACCTTTCTGTTCGTTGGCAAGAATGTATTGAAGCATCAAGATGAGGTGAGATATGCGAACGAGCATGGGATGCCGATCGGAAACCACTCCTGGGATCACAGTGATATGACAGAGAATAGTAATGGGGAGAACGAGGAGAATCTTGCCAAGGCTAATGAGGCACTAGAACAAATTGTTCCTATGCCCATTACTATTTTCCGGCCTCCTTATGGTGCAATTAATGATAAGCTGGCCAATAAGGTGAAAGAGCAGCATATGAAGGTGCTGTTATGGAACCGCGACCCGCAAGATTGGAAAGCTAAGAATACGGAAGAGATTCTGCAATATTTTCAAGTAGAGGACCCTTCTGGCGGGATCTATCTCCTGCATGAGAAGAGTATTACCGTTAAAGTGTTGCCGGAAATCATCGAATATCTACAGAGTAAGAACATGAAGTTCGCAATTTTTAAATAG
- a CDS encoding FAD-dependent oxidoreductase — MLTKKKGFRSIQGILILMFFLQFLVPNPHAVIAQSKASSAAASYDVVVIGSEIQGVLLAKEARNLGLKVIILDPRSKPGGELIQGQMLVLDDVNDNKHNNLVQGEIKNLYTKYKAGSIRKIAEFSNYYDKLIKGIPIKSGIVIDSVNTIKSDKGKSLQTLTYRATDGLTYTIQSKYWVENTDFNALSAKLGDKRIPGMESLYHGKRPDYMTATYMMNFKKINWNTLHQVILDDYPLTNVRKKYGFTTYVDWNFATGFSNFTNKYITRDKMLRLRGLNVTNQRDGEVTINGLLIYDVNPSDPKSVQIAITKSKAEIPRILTFLRKNIPGFAKAELDGFPEYLYIRDYNRYETKYILDYADLMGARMFWDNVSIGGYEIDLQGTKTIPDGIGFGKPDHYGLPLRSFELKSYDNVLVVGKNVGASIKAYGSARVMPTTALAAQTIGIILGREKNKRLVDLNQADFKRINKYLEKDYKIKLQH, encoded by the coding sequence ATGTTGACGAAGAAGAAAGGTTTTCGCAGTATTCAAGGGATTCTAATATTAATGTTTTTCCTGCAGTTTCTCGTACCTAATCCGCACGCAGTAATTGCGCAATCCAAAGCTTCATCCGCAGCTGCAAGTTATGATGTTGTCGTGATTGGAAGTGAGATTCAGGGTGTATTATTAGCCAAGGAGGCACGAAATTTAGGACTCAAAGTCATTATCCTCGATCCACGCAGCAAGCCCGGTGGGGAGTTAATTCAGGGGCAAATGTTGGTTCTTGATGATGTTAATGACAATAAGCATAACAATCTGGTTCAAGGAGAGATCAAGAACCTTTATACCAAATATAAAGCAGGTTCCATTCGAAAAATCGCGGAATTTAGTAACTATTATGACAAGCTTATTAAAGGAATACCGATTAAGAGTGGAATCGTTATTGATTCAGTTAATACCATAAAATCAGATAAGGGAAAATCTCTGCAAACCCTGACTTATCGAGCCACAGATGGCTTAACTTATACAATTCAGTCTAAGTACTGGGTGGAAAATACCGATTTCAATGCTCTGAGCGCTAAACTGGGTGACAAACGTATTCCCGGAATGGAATCACTCTACCATGGTAAACGGCCAGATTATATGACAGCTACTTATATGATGAATTTCAAAAAAATAAATTGGAATACGCTCCATCAGGTCATTCTGGATGATTACCCACTAACAAATGTGCGAAAGAAATATGGTTTCACCACTTATGTGGATTGGAATTTCGCCACTGGATTCAGTAATTTCACTAATAAATATATCACTCGGGATAAGATGTTAAGACTGCGAGGCTTAAATGTAACCAATCAAAGGGACGGAGAGGTTACCATTAACGGTCTGCTTATTTATGATGTGAATCCTTCTGACCCTAAATCAGTACAGATAGCAATTACCAAATCTAAGGCCGAGATACCCCGAATCTTAACCTTTTTACGTAAAAATATACCCGGCTTCGCCAAAGCAGAACTTGACGGATTCCCCGAATACCTATATATCCGCGACTATAACCGTTATGAAACCAAGTATATACTTGATTATGCAGACTTAATGGGAGCGCGAATGTTCTGGGATAATGTTAGCATTGGTGGATATGAAATAGATTTACAAGGAACTAAAACCATTCCAGATGGAATAGGCTTTGGTAAACCTGATCACTACGGCCTACCGCTACGTTCATTTGAACTCAAATCCTATGATAATGTGTTAGTTGTAGGTAAAAACGTAGGAGCTAGCATCAAAGCCTATGGCAGTGCACGTGTTATGCCAACTACAGCTTTGGCAGCGCAGACCATCGGTATTATTCTTGGACGAGAGAAGAATAAGCGCCTAGTTGATTTGAACCAAGCCGACTTTAAGAGAATAAATAAATATTTAGAGAAAGATTATAAGATCAAACTCCAGCATTAG
- a CDS encoding nucleotide excision repair endonuclease, translating into MINITIPKPDVSMTKQVAPELSNIYGFIDFHLIPRDLGGIFMFYNDNEELLFVGKARKLRPRIKKCFEDSVSVMKMHRDEVYKIDVCLIEDPVHREIYETYLINTQKAKYNVDKVFYK; encoded by the coding sequence ATGATAAACATAACCATTCCCAAGCCGGATGTTAGTATGACCAAACAGGTTGCACCTGAGCTGAGCAATATTTACGGGTTCATTGATTTCCACCTGATCCCTAGAGATTTGGGCGGTATCTTTATGTTCTACAATGACAACGAAGAGCTATTGTTTGTCGGCAAGGCAAGAAAGCTAAGACCGCGCATTAAGAAGTGTTTTGAGGACAGCGTATCGGTCATGAAGATGCATCGAGACGAAGTCTACAAAATTGACGTTTGTCTCATTGAAGATCCGGTCCATAGAGAAATTTATGAGACCTATCTTATCAATACACAAAAGGCTAAATATAACGTAGATAAAGTGTTCTACAAGTAA
- the rlmN gene encoding 23S rRNA (adenine(2503)-C(2))-methyltransferase RlmN, translated as MNKQSIYGLTLEQLTTWLLEYGHKRFRATQVWDWLYRKRITDFAEMLDVNKECMLLLADHFVIDTMEEHVKQESEDGTIKFLFRLKDGNLIETVLMRQKYGLSVCVTTQVGCNIGCSFCASGLLAKSRDLSSGEIVEQIMKVQQYLDTVNPEHKVSHVVVMGIGEPFDNFTNLLNFLTIIKDHKGLAIAGRGITVSTSGLADKIVEFADANMQVNLAVSLHAPNNELRTRIMKINRAIPIEKLMSAIDYYLEKSNRRITFEYILMKDVNDGREHALELAELIGHRRQLVNVNLIPYNPVDEHSQYQRSELESIRAFFDTLKKQDVSVSTRLEHGVDIDAACGQLRSKQIKKSKENSLTKDSMVAG; from the coding sequence ATGAATAAACAATCCATTTATGGATTAACTTTAGAACAATTGACGACATGGCTTTTGGAATATGGACATAAAAGATTTCGGGCAACCCAGGTCTGGGATTGGCTGTACCGGAAGCGGATCACAGATTTCGCGGAAATGCTCGATGTAAATAAAGAGTGCATGCTATTATTAGCTGATCATTTCGTAATTGATACGATGGAAGAACATGTGAAGCAGGAATCCGAGGATGGAACTATTAAGTTCCTGTTCCGCTTAAAGGATGGCAACCTGATCGAAACGGTACTCATGAGACAGAAATATGGCTTGTCTGTGTGTGTCACGACCCAGGTAGGCTGCAATATCGGCTGTAGCTTCTGTGCAAGCGGATTGCTAGCCAAGAGCCGGGATCTGTCCAGTGGTGAGATTGTGGAGCAGATCATGAAGGTGCAGCAGTATCTGGATACGGTCAACCCTGAACACAAGGTCAGCCACGTTGTAGTGATGGGAATTGGCGAACCATTTGATAACTTTACGAACCTACTCAACTTTCTAACAATTATTAAGGATCATAAGGGATTAGCGATAGCTGGCAGAGGGATCACTGTATCGACGAGTGGACTTGCTGATAAAATTGTAGAATTCGCCGATGCTAATATGCAGGTGAATCTGGCCGTTTCGCTGCATGCACCTAATAATGAGCTGCGAACACGGATTATGAAGATCAACCGGGCTATTCCTATAGAGAAATTAATGTCAGCCATTGATTACTATCTGGAGAAAAGCAATCGGAGAATTACATTTGAATACATCCTGATGAAGGATGTTAATGACGGCAGGGAGCATGCTCTGGAGCTTGCGGAACTGATTGGCCATCGGCGGCAGCTGGTTAACGTGAACTTAATTCCATATAATCCGGTTGATGAGCACAGCCAATATCAAAGAAGTGAACTGGAATCTATACGGGCCTTTTTTGACACCTTGAAGAAGCAGGATGTGAGCGTGAGTACTCGTCTTGAGCATGGGGTAGATATTGATGCCGCTTGCGGGCAGCTCAGAAGCAAACAAATCAAGAAGTCCAAAGAGAACAGCTTGACTAAGGATAGTATGGTAGCAGGCTGA
- a CDS encoding helix-turn-helix domain-containing protein: MVEPVILTKGTPGEPCPIAKTLDVIGTKWTFLIIRDLLMDGTKRFSDLLRSLEGISPKTLALRLRELESHGILERTVYPEVPPRVEYTLTEKGMRLEAIFIELKRYGLTL; this comes from the coding sequence ATGGTAGAGCCCGTTATTCTAACCAAGGGGACCCCAGGTGAACCCTGCCCTATTGCCAAAACTCTGGATGTCATCGGGACGAAATGGACCTTTTTAATTATCCGCGACCTACTGATGGATGGAACAAAGCGCTTTAGTGATCTCTTGAGATCACTGGAGGGTATCAGTCCTAAGACGCTTGCGTTAAGGCTTAGAGAGCTGGAAAGTCATGGCATTCTGGAACGGACCGTTTATCCCGAGGTTCCGCCACGAGTAGAATATACATTGACTGAAAAGGGTATGCGCTTGGAAGCGATTTTTATTGAATTAAAACGTTATGGTCTCACGCTTTAA
- a CDS encoding MarR family transcriptional regulator: protein MEDKNLELINNELISLIRRASLDRKHGGLDRSTYTLLHHLSIHQPLGVKALADEFRLDISTLSRQTSVLESKGYVVRLPDPQDGRSSNFRITELGAAKLSEAKKVRLERYKLLLADWTAEERQTFGTLLARLNRTHLE from the coding sequence ATGGAGGATAAGAATCTTGAACTCATTAATAATGAACTGATCTCGCTCATTCGCCGTGCTTCTTTGGATCGGAAACATGGGGGTCTGGACCGCTCTACCTATACCCTGCTCCATCATCTGTCTATTCATCAGCCACTGGGCGTGAAGGCCCTAGCCGATGAATTCCGCTTAGATATATCTACCCTTAGCAGACAGACCAGTGTTCTGGAATCTAAAGGTTACGTAGTGCGGCTGCCGGACCCGCAGGATGGGAGATCCAGCAACTTTCGGATTACCGAGTTAGGTGCAGCGAAGCTCAGCGAAGCTAAAAAAGTCAGACTGGAACGATATAAACTATTACTGGCCGACTGGACCGCCGAAGAACGTCAGACCTTTGGAACCTTGCTAGCCCGGCTAAACCGAACACATCTTGAATAA
- a CDS encoding DUF6509 family protein, producing MLKFTSYKVDNLKDPFGILTGKRYEFVINLDVPEDDELYVENGVSARVIVKVEDEQTSIVSYDLQETTTGNVLEFDFEEDEEAALVLFCKEHLPE from the coding sequence ATGCTGAAATTTACGAGTTATAAAGTGGACAATCTAAAGGACCCATTTGGTATTCTAACCGGTAAGAGATATGAATTCGTCATCAATCTGGACGTTCCAGAGGATGATGAACTGTACGTAGAGAATGGGGTATCCGCTCGTGTGATCGTTAAAGTGGAAGATGAGCAGACTAGTATCGTTAGCTACGATTTGCAGGAAACAACAACAGGTAATGTTCTGGAATTCGATTTTGAAGAAGACGAGGAAGCAGCACTGGTCCTTTTCTGTAAAGAGCATTTGCCGGAATAA
- a CDS encoding alpha/beta hydrolase-fold protein has protein sequence MKISYHKEYSHFLNREMEYKIYGHAGKPMLVFPTSLGRFYQYEDSGMVDTLQPFIEAGKLQIWACDSIDEETFFSSHWNVEDKINRHEQYDKYISQELIPGILHQSKWNNGGADQKILISGCSMGAYYGASFFFRYPQYFDTLIALSGVYSTHYFFGDYVSEQVYLNSPLNYLPELHDEYYLEQYRHSNIILCVGQGAYEDEMLHETRRLQDLLHHKKIPARIEYWGKDVDHDWPWWNKQIHHYVDSCL, from the coding sequence ATGAAGATCAGCTACCACAAAGAGTACAGTCACTTTTTAAATAGAGAGATGGAATATAAAATATATGGTCATGCCGGAAAACCTATGCTTGTATTCCCTACATCGTTAGGGAGATTTTATCAGTATGAGGATTCAGGAATGGTAGACACGCTTCAGCCTTTCATCGAAGCAGGCAAGCTGCAGATCTGGGCCTGTGACAGTATCGATGAGGAAACATTCTTCTCTTCCCACTGGAATGTCGAAGACAAGATCAACCGGCACGAGCAATATGATAAATATATCTCACAGGAATTGATTCCTGGCATCCTTCACCAAAGTAAATGGAACAATGGTGGAGCCGACCAGAAAATTCTAATCTCCGGCTGCTCGATGGGAGCTTATTACGGTGCCAGCTTCTTCTTCCGTTACCCGCAGTACTTTGATACCTTAATCGCCCTTAGCGGCGTTTATTCCACCCATTATTTCTTTGGTGACTATGTCAGTGAACAAGTGTATCTGAATTCACCTCTAAACTACTTGCCTGAACTGCATGATGAATACTATCTAGAGCAATACAGACATAGCAACATTATCCTTTGCGTCGGACAGGGAGCCTACGAAGATGAGATGCTGCACGAAACTCGCCGCCTTCAGGACCTGCTGCACCACAAAAAAATCCCGGCCCGCATAGAATATTGGGGCAAGGATGTCGATCATGACTGGCCTTGGTGGAATAAACAGATCCATCATTATGTGGATAGCTGCCTGTAA
- the greA gene encoding transcription elongation factor GreA, with amino-acid sequence MSNEEVFLTEEGLAKLEAELKDLKTVKRKELAARLKLAISYGDLKENSEYHSAKNDQSFMETRVIILEKMLTKARVVDAKSISSTSVSVGSIVILNDIEYSEKIEYRIVGPAEADVLDNKISYESPLGKELLNKKVGNIISVNAPMGVIKYELLEIRAL; translated from the coding sequence ATGTCTAACGAAGAAGTATTCTTGACCGAAGAGGGATTGGCAAAATTAGAGGCAGAGCTTAAAGATTTGAAGACTGTCAAACGTAAGGAATTAGCGGCTCGGCTTAAATTGGCAATCAGCTACGGAGATCTGAAGGAGAATAGTGAATACCACTCCGCCAAGAATGATCAGTCGTTCATGGAGACCCGAGTGATCATATTGGAAAAGATGTTAACCAAAGCTCGTGTGGTGGATGCAAAAAGCATAAGCAGTACCTCAGTCAGCGTTGGCTCCATTGTTATTCTGAATGATATTGAATATTCCGAAAAGATTGAGTATAGAATTGTAGGTCCTGCTGAAGCAGATGTTCTGGATAACAAGATTTCCTATGAGAGTCCGTTGGGCAAGGAATTGCTGAACAAAAAAGTCGGCAACATAATCAGTGTCAATGCACCTATGGGCGTTATCAAATATGAACTGCTTGAGATCAGAGCTCTTTAA
- a CDS encoding SDR family oxidoreductase, giving the protein MLIGQRVVIIGGSSGIGLETARLAAAEGAEVIIASRSKDKLEKAKEGLGAAITAYILDITDEEQVHSFFEKVGTFQHLVVSAAETSGGPFLETPTSAARQLFENKFWGQYYAAKYGAPKISPQGSITLFSGVVAYKAMIGSSTLGAVNAAVSNLGQTLALELAPLRVNIVSPGIIDTPSREKMPVAARNDFYTKIAAKLPAERVGTAVDVAQSVLYLIHNGFVAGTVLHVEGGHILT; this is encoded by the coding sequence ATGTTAATAGGGCAAAGGGTTGTTATTATTGGAGGTAGCTCTGGAATCGGCCTGGAGACGGCCAGACTCGCGGCAGCTGAAGGTGCGGAAGTTATTATTGCCAGTCGTTCCAAAGATAAGCTGGAGAAGGCCAAAGAAGGGTTAGGAGCAGCTATTACTGCCTATATCCTGGATATAACCGATGAAGAACAGGTACACTCTTTTTTTGAAAAAGTAGGAACATTCCAACATCTGGTAGTAAGTGCGGCGGAGACAAGTGGAGGGCCTTTTCTGGAAACTCCTACTAGCGCTGCGCGTCAACTGTTTGAGAATAAATTCTGGGGCCAATACTATGCAGCCAAATACGGTGCTCCGAAGATATCTCCGCAAGGCTCTATCACACTGTTCTCCGGTGTTGTTGCCTATAAAGCAATGATCGGCTCTTCCACCCTCGGTGCAGTCAATGCGGCCGTTTCCAATCTCGGCCAAACCTTGGCTCTGGAGCTGGCTCCCCTCCGGGTGAATATCGTTTCTCCAGGAATCATTGATACACCCTCCCGTGAGAAAATGCCGGTAGCAGCGCGAAATGACTTCTACACTAAAATTGCTGCCAAGCTGCCAGCAGAACGGGTTGGCACAGCCGTGGACGTCGCTCAGAGTGTACTCTATCTGATTCATAACGGGTTCGTAGCCGGAACGGTTCTTCACGTAGAGGGTGGTCATATCCTGACTTAA